The Candidatus Methylomirabilota bacterium genome includes a window with the following:
- a CDS encoding ABC transporter permease: MLVYAARRVALTVPLLLGMSVLIFALMRVVPGDPATVVLGFKATPEGVRALREAFHLDEPVAQQYLRWLAGVARGDFGLDFRQNEPIGRMILDRLPVTLELTLLAAACTALIGVPLGLFAGGRRGTAADRAALAVGLVGVSIPDFWLGIMLILGLSLGAGLLPSGGWVPFTESPLENLLHFALPAITLAVSRAAVLGRLTRAAVLDTVHRGFVQYARAKGLGERAILFRHVLPNAAIPIVTVLGLQVGYMLGGAIVVEMIFTLPGVGRMTLDAVLERNYPVVQSTVLVIGALFMLVNLITDVLYGWIDPRVRRR, encoded by the coding sequence ATGCTCGTCTACGCGGCACGGCGGGTGGCCCTCACCGTGCCGCTCTTGCTGGGGATGAGCGTGCTGATCTTCGCGCTCATGCGGGTGGTGCCCGGCGATCCCGCGACGGTGGTGCTGGGCTTCAAGGCGACACCCGAGGGCGTCCGCGCGCTGCGCGAGGCCTTTCACCTCGACGAGCCGGTGGCGCAGCAGTATCTCCGGTGGCTCGCCGGCGTCGCGCGCGGCGACTTCGGCCTGGACTTTCGCCAGAACGAGCCCATCGGCCGCATGATCCTCGACCGCCTCCCCGTCACGCTCGAGCTCACCCTGCTCGCCGCCGCCTGCACCGCGCTCATCGGCGTGCCGCTGGGCCTGTTCGCGGGCGGGCGACGCGGCACCGCCGCCGATCGCGCCGCCCTCGCGGTGGGGCTCGTGGGCGTGTCCATCCCCGACTTCTGGCTCGGCATCATGCTGATCCTCGGCCTCTCGCTGGGGGCGGGGCTCCTGCCCTCCGGCGGCTGGGTGCCGTTCACCGAGAGCCCGCTGGAGAACCTTCTCCACTTCGCCTTGCCCGCCATCACGCTGGCGGTGTCCCGCGCCGCCGTCCTGGGCCGGCTCACGCGCGCCGCCGTGCTCGACACCGTGCATCGCGGCTTCGTGCAGTACGCCCGCGCCAAGGGCCTCGGCGAACGCGCCATTCTCTTCCGCCACGTGCTCCCGAACGCGGCCATTCCCATCGTGACGGTGCTGGGTCTCCAGGTCGGATACATGCTGGGCGGCGCCATCGTGGTGGAGATGATCTTCACGCTGCCCGGCGTGGGACGCATGACGCTGGACGCGGTGCTGGAGCGGAACTACCCCGTGGTCCAGAGCACGGTGCTGGTCATCGGCGCGCTCTTCATGCTGGTGAACCTGATCACCGACGTGCTCTACGGCTGGATCGACCCGCGGGTGCGCCGGCGATGA
- the ppc gene encoding phosphoenolpyruvate carboxylase → MDLPATINLLGDTLGAVLRAQESLALFETEESVRALAKARRAGDPEAAGRLAAAVAALPLDAARATASAFAVYFDLVNLAEEAHRVRALRARERAQDPAPIAESVGAAVARLKTQGVTDAAMAALVADLHVELVLTAHPTEAKRRTILSKLKRVAELLARLNDPDLLPAERRAHMASLRAEITALWLTDRSRTTKPAVTDEVRTGLYFVDAIFWDALPRLTADLTAALRTHYPGLTPTPRWLTLASWIGGDRDGNPSVVAAVTAETLRLHRGLAVARHRRALREAARRLSVSGRRCPPSPALASWLDARRPLPARVASLETRYADEPHRLALSLLAADLEVASGEDMMARLLDDAPHRALADAGEIERVVTEVARAVPPELADDTLGPLRAQLATFGLHGARLDIREDSGRLAAALGALLAGLGHAPGFAEASERERGRRVQALLAEPGPKPAEIAAAAREEPAAETWRLFRLLARARDVYGDASLGPFVISMTRGPADVLTVLLLARWSGGDAGLAIVPLFETLDDLDAAPRILESLFRLPVYRTHLAGGGDEQMVMIGYSDSNKDGGYLAANWALYRAQEAIARVCAEHGVRPTLFHGRGGTVARGGGPAGRAIRAQPPGTVRGRFRLTEQGETIASRYTDPALAHRHLEQIVSAVLLASVEAPRGDVAEPWRGTMSAMAEAARAEYLTLVDGTPGFLEYWQAATPIDEISRLRIGSRPTARRGGTLSRGAVRAIPWVFSWMQSRFNLPGWYGLGAALARVERGRLREMYEVWPFFQALLDNAEMSLLKADMGIAALYSSLVPDRALADAVFARITSEHARARDALLGATGRRALMEDDPVIQRSVQLRNPYVDPLNYLQVEMLRRLRALPDRDGREAGELREIIVLTINGISAGLRNTG, encoded by the coding sequence GTGGATCTGCCGGCCACCATCAATCTCCTCGGTGACACCCTCGGCGCGGTGCTGCGCGCTCAGGAATCCCTCGCCCTCTTCGAGACTGAGGAGTCCGTGCGCGCTCTCGCCAAGGCGCGGCGCGCGGGCGACCCCGAGGCGGCGGGGCGCCTGGCCGCCGCGGTGGCCGCGCTCCCGCTGGACGCCGCACGCGCCACCGCCTCGGCGTTCGCGGTCTACTTCGACCTCGTCAATCTTGCCGAGGAGGCGCACCGCGTCCGCGCCCTGCGGGCGCGGGAGCGCGCCCAGGACCCCGCGCCCATCGCGGAGTCGGTCGGCGCAGCGGTCGCTCGCCTGAAGACCCAGGGCGTCACCGATGCCGCCATGGCCGCGCTCGTCGCGGACCTCCACGTCGAGCTCGTCCTCACCGCGCATCCGACCGAGGCCAAGCGGCGCACCATTCTGTCCAAGCTCAAGCGCGTGGCGGAGCTCCTGGCCCGCCTCAACGACCCCGATCTCCTGCCCGCGGAGCGGCGGGCGCACATGGCGTCGCTGCGCGCCGAGATCACCGCCCTCTGGCTCACCGACCGCTCGCGCACCACCAAACCCGCGGTCACCGACGAGGTGCGCACCGGCCTCTACTTCGTGGACGCGATCTTCTGGGACGCGCTGCCCCGGCTCACCGCCGATCTGACCGCCGCGCTTCGCACGCACTATCCCGGCCTCACACCCACCCCGCGCTGGCTCACGCTCGCGTCGTGGATCGGCGGCGACCGCGACGGGAACCCTTCCGTGGTGGCCGCGGTCACCGCCGAGACCCTCCGCCTGCACCGGGGCCTCGCGGTGGCGCGCCATCGTCGCGCCCTCCGCGAGGCGGCGCGGCGGCTCAGTGTGAGCGGCCGCCGCTGCCCGCCGTCGCCCGCCCTGGCCTCCTGGCTCGACGCGCGGCGTCCCCTTCCCGCACGCGTCGCCTCCCTCGAGACGCGCTACGCTGACGAGCCGCATCGCCTGGCCCTCTCCCTGCTCGCCGCCGACCTCGAGGTCGCGTCGGGAGAGGACATGATGGCGCGGCTGCTCGACGATGCGCCGCACCGCGCCCTCGCCGACGCCGGTGAGATCGAGCGCGTCGTCACCGAGGTCGCGCGCGCCGTCCCGCCCGAGCTTGCGGACGACACGCTCGGGCCGCTGCGTGCGCAGCTCGCGACCTTCGGCCTGCACGGAGCGCGCCTCGATATTCGAGAGGACTCCGGACGCCTCGCCGCGGCCCTGGGCGCGCTCCTCGCCGGGCTCGGGCACGCGCCCGGCTTCGCGGAGGCAAGCGAGCGGGAGCGCGGGCGGCGCGTGCAGGCGCTCCTGGCGGAGCCGGGGCCCAAGCCCGCGGAGATCGCCGCGGCCGCGCGCGAGGAGCCCGCGGCGGAGACATGGCGGCTCTTCCGTCTGCTCGCGCGGGCCCGCGACGTCTACGGCGACGCCTCGCTCGGGCCGTTCGTGATCTCGATGACGCGCGGGCCCGCCGACGTGCTCACGGTGCTGCTCCTCGCCCGCTGGTCGGGCGGCGACGCGGGGCTGGCCATCGTGCCGCTCTTCGAGACCCTCGACGATCTGGACGCCGCGCCGCGCATCCTCGAGTCGCTGTTCCGGCTGCCCGTCTATCGGACGCATCTCGCCGGCGGTGGCGATGAGCAGATGGTGATGATCGGCTACTCCGACAGCAACAAGGACGGCGGCTACCTCGCCGCCAACTGGGCCCTCTACCGCGCCCAGGAGGCGATCGCGCGGGTCTGCGCCGAGCACGGCGTGCGGCCCACTCTCTTCCACGGCCGCGGGGGCACCGTGGCGCGCGGCGGCGGCCCCGCGGGCCGCGCGATCCGCGCCCAGCCCCCCGGCACCGTGCGCGGGCGGTTCCGGCTGACCGAGCAGGGCGAGACCATCGCGTCGCGCTACACCGATCCCGCCCTCGCCCACCGGCACCTCGAGCAGATCGTGAGCGCGGTGCTGCTGGCCTCGGTGGAGGCCCCGCGCGGCGATGTCGCGGAGCCGTGGCGGGGCACCATGAGCGCGATGGCGGAGGCGGCGCGCGCGGAGTACCTCACCCTGGTCGACGGGACGCCGGGCTTTCTCGAGTACTGGCAGGCAGCGACGCCCATCGACGAGATCAGCCGGCTGCGCATAGGCTCCCGTCCCACCGCGCGGCGCGGGGGCACGCTGAGCCGCGGCGCCGTGCGCGCGATTCCCTGGGTGTTCTCGTGGATGCAGAGCCGCTTCAATCTGCCGGGCTGGTACGGCCTTGGCGCCGCCCTGGCGCGTGTCGAGCGGGGCCGTCTGCGCGAGATGTACGAGGTGTGGCCGTTCTTCCAGGCTCTCCTCGACAACGCCGAGATGTCGCTGCTCAAGGCGGACATGGGGATCGCCGCGCTCTACTCGAGCCTGGTGCCCGATCGCGCGCTCGCCGACGCCGTGTTCGCGCGGATCACGTCGGAGCACGCCCGCGCGCGCGATGCGCTGCTGGGCGCGACCGGCCGGCGCGCGCTCATGGAGGACGATCCGGTGATCCAGCGCTCCGTGCAGCTCCGCAATCCGTACGTGGACCCCCTGAACTACCTCCAGGTCGAGATGCTCCGGCGGCTGCGCGCCCTGCCGGACCGTGACGGCCGCGAGGCCGGAGAGCTGCGCGAGATCATCGTGCTCACGATCAACGGCATCTCGGCCGGGCTTCGCAACACCGGCTGA
- a CDS encoding ABC transporter substrate-binding protein has product MSDRQGTTRRQWLEGAGGAAAAATLGSLVGPGVRRAAWAQGGTPKRGGTLRVATVDKPVNMDPGYAQLYSSLQIYQNVYNKLVYVDEAGNFVPGLAKSWKQDGEKAWVFDLVDNATFHNGEPFSAKDVVFTFTRLLDAKNKLPMRVFFSPVEGVEALGAHQVRFNLSRPYGPFLAVLSQATEIVNEKALGEKDPKLFPVGTGPFKFVEWVKDDHVTLERWDKYFRPGKPYLDRVTFYAPADDTVRLTGLQTGRYNWIQTVPPQRIPELERGRDMKSSPSRPYFPFYLMLNASRPPLNDKRLRQGIAWALDRSEIVKLVYYDSHVVTAEPTPEPSPWATGVNIHKGGPDLAKAKQLLADAGKGGGLTLTYLVKSQVPVLVKTGEILREQLKKVGITLEVRPLESGQYFEELVGKKYDIAGAWWSVTVDPDMFYYPMQHSSSGWNFTGFKSEEADKRLDAFRTTPSPAARKRMYPELVRYFQEEGSLLIFSNEIQRYWTKPNVQGSVPLSSLELRFEDAWLA; this is encoded by the coding sequence ATGAGCGATCGACAGGGCACCACACGGCGGCAGTGGCTCGAGGGCGCGGGTGGCGCGGCGGCGGCGGCGACCCTCGGGTCCCTCGTCGGCCCGGGCGTGCGACGGGCGGCGTGGGCCCAGGGCGGCACGCCGAAGCGCGGCGGCACCCTGCGCGTGGCCACCGTGGACAAGCCGGTCAACATGGACCCGGGCTACGCCCAGCTCTACTCGTCGCTCCAGATCTACCAGAACGTCTACAACAAGCTCGTCTACGTGGACGAGGCGGGCAATTTCGTCCCGGGCCTCGCGAAATCCTGGAAGCAAGACGGCGAAAAAGCCTGGGTCTTCGACTTGGTCGACAACGCCACCTTCCACAACGGCGAGCCCTTCTCCGCGAAGGACGTCGTCTTCACCTTCACCCGGCTCCTCGACGCCAAGAACAAGCTGCCGATGCGCGTGTTCTTCTCGCCGGTGGAGGGCGTGGAGGCGCTCGGCGCCCACCAGGTGCGCTTCAACCTCAGCCGCCCCTACGGGCCCTTCCTCGCGGTGCTGTCGCAGGCGACCGAGATCGTCAACGAGAAGGCCCTCGGCGAGAAGGACCCCAAGCTGTTCCCCGTCGGCACTGGCCCCTTCAAGTTCGTCGAGTGGGTGAAGGACGACCACGTCACCCTCGAGCGCTGGGACAAGTACTTCCGCCCCGGCAAGCCGTACCTCGACCGCGTGACCTTCTACGCGCCCGCGGACGACACCGTCCGCCTGACCGGGCTGCAGACCGGGCGCTACAACTGGATCCAGACGGTACCACCCCAGCGCATCCCGGAGCTCGAGCGCGGGCGCGACATGAAGTCCTCTCCGAGCCGGCCGTACTTCCCCTTCTATCTCATGCTCAACGCGAGCCGCCCTCCGCTCAACGACAAGCGGCTGCGCCAGGGCATCGCCTGGGCGCTCGACCGCTCGGAGATCGTGAAGCTCGTGTACTACGACTCGCACGTCGTCACCGCGGAGCCCACGCCGGAGCCGAGCCCGTGGGCGACCGGCGTCAACATCCACAAGGGCGGCCCCGACCTCGCCAAGGCCAAGCAGCTCCTCGCCGACGCGGGCAAGGGCGGCGGGCTCACCCTCACATACCTCGTGAAGTCGCAGGTGCCGGTGCTCGTGAAGACCGGCGAGATCCTCCGCGAGCAGCTGAAGAAGGTGGGCATCACGCTCGAGGTGCGGCCGCTCGAATCCGGCCAGTACTTCGAGGAGCTGGTGGGCAAGAAGTACGACATCGCGGGGGCGTGGTGGAGCGTCACCGTGGACCCAGACATGTTCTACTACCCGATGCAGCATTCCTCCTCGGGCTGGAACTTCACCGGCTTCAAGTCGGAGGAGGCGGACAAGCGCCTCGACGCCTTCCGCACCACCCCGAGCCCGGCGGCGCGTAAGCGCATGTACCCCGAGCTGGTCCGCTACTTCCAGGAGGAGGGCTCGCTGCTGATCTTCAGCAACGAGATCCAGCGCTACTGGACCAAGCCCAACGTCCAGGGCTCGGTGCCGCTGTCCTCGCTCGAGTTGCGCTTCGAGGACGCCTGGCTGGCGTAG
- a CDS encoding amidase, translated as MDFDKYDGLGLAELIRRRDATPAEVLEAAIARIEARNPALNAIVTRLDDEARAAVKAGLPAGPFTGVPYALKDLGALYTGAVTSYGSRLFADNRADHDSELTLRLKRAGLVILGKTNTPEMGLAPSTEPRLFGPTRNPWNREVSAGGSSGGAAAAVAGGMLPMAHATDGGGSIRIPASACGLFGLKPTRARNPMGPDAGEGWGGASVGHAVTRSVRDSAALLDATSGPDVGDPYWAPPPPGPFLAEVGRAPGRLRVALTVKPWVEVPVDGECAEAAREAGRLCASLGHHVEEARPEIDASALGQATRTIIGANVRAQLEARAAALGRPLTDADVERVTWARAEDGRKATAADYARAIGVVHRTGRAVARFFLDHDILLSPTMCQPPHPLGVLDMSSTNDKAYLDAVFASIGFTSLFNSSGNPAMSVPLGWSRRGLPLGVQFVAPFGAEGLLFRLAGQLESAAPWADRRPALPS; from the coding sequence GACGCTACCCCCGCGGAGGTCCTGGAGGCGGCCATCGCGCGGATCGAGGCACGCAATCCCGCGTTGAACGCGATCGTGACGCGCCTCGACGATGAGGCGCGCGCCGCGGTGAAGGCGGGCCTGCCCGCCGGGCCCTTCACCGGTGTGCCCTACGCCCTCAAGGATCTGGGGGCGCTCTACACGGGCGCGGTGACGAGTTACGGGAGCCGACTCTTCGCCGACAATCGCGCCGATCACGACTCCGAGCTGACGCTCCGGCTCAAGCGCGCGGGGCTGGTGATCCTCGGCAAGACCAATACGCCGGAGATGGGCCTGGCGCCGTCCACCGAGCCGCGGCTCTTCGGGCCGACGCGCAATCCGTGGAATCGCGAGGTCAGCGCGGGCGGGTCCAGCGGCGGCGCAGCCGCCGCGGTGGCCGGGGGCATGCTGCCGATGGCGCATGCGACCGACGGGGGCGGGTCCATCCGGATTCCCGCCTCCGCCTGCGGACTCTTCGGGCTCAAGCCCACGCGCGCGCGCAACCCAATGGGCCCCGACGCCGGCGAGGGCTGGGGCGGCGCCTCGGTAGGCCATGCGGTCACGCGGAGCGTGCGGGACAGCGCGGCGCTGCTCGACGCCACGTCGGGCCCCGACGTGGGGGACCCGTACTGGGCTCCGCCGCCGCCCGGCCCGTTCCTCGCCGAGGTCGGCCGGGCGCCGGGCCGGCTCCGCGTCGCGCTCACCGTCAAGCCCTGGGTCGAGGTGCCGGTGGACGGGGAATGCGCAGAGGCGGCGCGCGAGGCGGGGCGGCTCTGCGCGAGCCTCGGGCATCACGTGGAGGAGGCGCGGCCCGAGATCGACGCCTCGGCGCTGGGCCAGGCCACGCGCACCATCATCGGCGCCAACGTGCGCGCCCAGCTCGAGGCGCGGGCCGCCGCGCTCGGCCGGCCGCTTACCGACGCGGACGTGGAGCGCGTCACCTGGGCCAGGGCGGAGGACGGGCGGAAGGCCACGGCGGCGGATTACGCGCGGGCCATCGGCGTGGTGCACCGGACGGGGCGCGCGGTGGCGCGCTTCTTCCTCGACCACGACATCCTGCTCTCGCCGACGATGTGCCAGCCACCGCATCCGCTCGGCGTGCTCGACATGAGCAGCACCAACGACAAGGCGTACCTCGACGCCGTGTTCGCCAGCATCGGCTTCACCTCGCTCTTCAATTCATCTGGCAATCCCGCGATGTCGGTACCGCTTGGTTGGTCGCGTCGCGGGCTGCCGCTGGGCGTGCAGTTCGTCGCGCCCTTCGGCGCGGAGGGGCTGCTGTTTCGCCTGGCCGGTCAGCTCGAGTCCGCCGCGCCGTGGGCGGATCGCCGGCCCGCGCTCCCGTCCTAG
- a CDS encoding class I SAM-dependent methyltransferase has translation MDARIRSLLYREPRLYDLAFPDDEEREVAMCRAAWTRFGPPAPRAALDLGCGTARNLERLARTIPECWGVDFLESNIAYARAVRPGLNLRVGDMRTIRLGRTFDVITCFGNALSYALTDGDLAQVAATFAAHAHAGTLLMVDALNARAYLEGVGVAERVEGTLATPEFTATSVSTHTVDRARRRLTRTRVWRIAGRPDVEDYAEYRLLGPDELRALVTAAGFEVRALHDNREFVDSDLRGAPSATPDVGGMRGRKLFLFASAARG, from the coding sequence GTGGACGCGCGCATCCGGAGCCTGCTCTATCGCGAGCCCCGTCTCTACGACCTCGCATTCCCCGACGATGAGGAGCGCGAGGTGGCGATGTGCCGCGCGGCATGGACGCGGTTCGGCCCGCCCGCGCCGCGCGCGGCGCTCGATCTCGGCTGCGGCACCGCGCGGAACCTCGAGCGCCTCGCGCGCACCATTCCCGAGTGCTGGGGGGTGGACTTCCTGGAGTCGAACATCGCCTACGCGCGAGCGGTGCGGCCCGGGCTCAATCTGCGCGTTGGAGACATGCGGACGATCCGCCTGGGACGCACCTTCGACGTGATCACCTGCTTCGGCAACGCCCTGTCCTATGCGCTGACCGACGGAGACCTCGCGCAGGTGGCCGCGACCTTCGCCGCGCACGCCCACGCGGGCACGCTCCTCATGGTCGACGCGCTGAACGCGCGCGCCTATCTGGAGGGCGTGGGCGTGGCCGAGCGGGTCGAAGGGACCCTCGCCACGCCGGAATTCACCGCGACGTCCGTGTCCACCCACACCGTGGACCGCGCGCGGCGCCGGCTCACGCGCACCCGCGTGTGGCGCATCGCCGGCCGGCCCGACGTGGAGGATTACGCGGAGTACCGCCTGCTCGGGCCCGACGAGCTGCGCGCCCTCGTCACCGCGGCCGGCTTCGAGGTGCGCGCGCTCCACGACAACCGCGAGTTCGTCGACTCGGACCTCCGCGGCGCACCGTCGGCCACCCCGGACGTGGGCGGCATGCGCGGCCGCAAGCTCTTTCTCTTCGCCTCAGCCGCGCGCGGCTGA
- a CDS encoding amidohydrolase family protein gives MAVRALRCGTLFDGTGAAPVRDAVVIVEGGRIAAVGPAASTPLPAGADTVDLGDRFVMPGLVDAHSHISIVPGDGDQIGQLRQPPVPQALRASANLRRDLAAGTTTMRVMAEENFLDVQVRDAIEAGVILGPRLLCATRGITASNGHGRAHSAFDGVDEIRRGVRENFQRGADHVKLFATGGVSSAGTALENAVYSREEIRAAVEEARRVGKYAAAHAHGGLGLRLAVEEGVATIEHGVLATDDDVRLMNERGVWLVCTFSIFMHPTGIEQGDGRNRAIMDKVRWARQVVADNFPRHLATGIRIAAGTDSMHGLMPFELATLVRLGCSTRDALIAGTRGGAEACRVDAEVGTLIPGKRADLIAIDGNPLEHIEALRNVRLVMKDGVTQET, from the coding sequence ATGGCGGTGCGCGCCCTCCGTTGCGGCACGCTGTTCGATGGCACCGGGGCCGCCCCGGTGCGCGACGCCGTGGTGATCGTGGAGGGGGGGCGCATCGCCGCGGTCGGCCCCGCCGCCTCCACGCCCCTGCCCGCCGGGGCGGACACCGTGGACCTGGGCGATCGCTTCGTGATGCCCGGCCTGGTGGACGCCCACAGCCATATCTCCATCGTGCCCGGGGACGGCGACCAGATCGGCCAGCTCCGCCAGCCTCCGGTGCCCCAGGCCCTCCGCGCGAGCGCCAATCTCCGGCGCGATCTCGCCGCCGGCACCACGACCATGCGAGTCATGGCCGAGGAAAACTTCCTCGACGTGCAGGTGCGCGACGCCATCGAGGCCGGCGTGATTCTGGGGCCGCGCCTGCTCTGCGCGACGCGCGGCATCACCGCGAGCAACGGCCACGGCCGCGCCCACTCGGCCTTCGACGGGGTGGACGAGATTCGCCGCGGCGTGCGGGAGAACTTCCAGCGCGGGGCCGACCACGTGAAGCTCTTCGCCACCGGCGGCGTGAGCTCGGCGGGCACCGCGCTGGAAAACGCCGTCTATTCTCGAGAGGAGATCCGCGCCGCCGTCGAAGAGGCCCGCCGGGTGGGCAAGTACGCGGCGGCGCATGCTCACGGGGGTCTCGGCCTGCGCCTCGCCGTCGAGGAAGGTGTGGCCACCATCGAGCACGGCGTGCTCGCGACCGACGATGATGTGCGGCTCATGAACGAGCGCGGGGTGTGGCTCGTCTGCACGTTCTCGATCTTCATGCATCCCACCGGGATCGAGCAGGGCGATGGGCGGAACCGCGCCATCATGGACAAGGTGCGCTGGGCGCGTCAGGTCGTGGCCGACAACTTCCCGCGCCATCTCGCCACCGGCATCCGCATCGCCGCCGGGACCGACAGCATGCACGGCCTCATGCCCTTCGAGCTGGCCACCCTGGTGCGGCTCGGCTGCTCCACGCGTGACGCGCTCATCGCGGGCACGCGCGGCGGCGCCGAGGCCTGCCGGGTGGACGCCGAGGTGGGCACGCTGATCCCCGGGAAGCGCGCGGACCTCATCGCGATCGACGGCAATCCCCTGGAGCACATCGAGGCCCTCCGGAACGTCCGCCTCGTCATGAAGGACGGCGTGACACAGGAGACTTGA
- a CDS encoding ABC transporter permease, whose protein sequence is MTSGTLARLFPSRHRGVTLAGALVIGALALVALLAPWIVPGSPTEIAKDHALRPPTLAQPFGMDDLGRSILSRVAHAYRVSLGVAVASVLLALAVGVPLGLIAGYAEGGLDQLIMRPLDVLMSFPAILLAIALMAVFGTGVLLVAASLAVVYTPIVARVVRAAVLAAKVEIYVDGARALGAPVPRVVLRHILPNAATPVLVQASVLMAIAILVEASLSFLGVGVRPPTPSLGLMLADGRGFMVQAPWMVVFPGLAIMAAVLGFNMVADGLRDWLDPQQAAGRS, encoded by the coding sequence ATGACGTCCGGCACCCTGGCCCGCCTGTTCCCCTCGCGGCATCGGGGCGTCACGCTGGCCGGCGCGCTCGTGATCGGCGCCCTCGCCCTCGTCGCCCTGCTCGCGCCGTGGATCGTGCCGGGCAGCCCCACCGAGATCGCCAAGGACCACGCGCTCCGGCCACCCACGCTCGCCCAGCCCTTCGGCATGGACGATCTGGGTCGGAGCATCCTGAGCCGCGTGGCCCACGCCTACCGGGTCTCGCTCGGCGTCGCAGTGGCCTCGGTGCTGCTGGCGCTGGCGGTGGGGGTGCCCCTGGGCTTGATCGCGGGGTACGCAGAGGGCGGGCTCGACCAGCTCATCATGCGGCCGCTCGACGTCCTCATGTCCTTCCCCGCCATTCTTCTCGCCATCGCCCTCATGGCCGTCTTCGGGACCGGCGTTCTCCTCGTGGCCGCCTCGCTCGCGGTGGTGTACACGCCCATCGTGGCGCGGGTGGTGCGCGCGGCCGTGCTCGCCGCCAAGGTCGAGATCTATGTCGACGGCGCCCGGGCGCTGGGCGCGCCGGTGCCCCGCGTGGTCCTTCGCCACATCCTGCCCAATGCGGCCACCCCGGTGCTGGTGCAGGCCTCCGTTCTCATGGCCATCGCCATCCTCGTCGAGGCCTCGCTGTCCTTCCTCGGCGTGGGGGTGCGCCCGCCCACGCCGTCGCTGGGGCTCATGCTCGCGGACGGGCGCGGCTTCATGGTGCAGGCGCCGTGGATGGTGGTGTTCCCAGGCCTCGCCATCATGGCGGCGGTGCTCGGCTTCAACATGGTGGCGGACGGGCTCCGCGACTGGTTGGATCCCCAGCAGGCGGCAGGACGCTCTTGA